In Oryza brachyantha chromosome 2, ObraRS2, whole genome shotgun sequence, a single window of DNA contains:
- the LOC102714264 gene encoding uclacyanin-3-like, with protein MHIASLALFIQRRSISSSVKRARYILSHTFGDNHLATKPPRCDQCCYLSNMLSDFPCLVFSWCNSLPESSSQVQHTVRCILRKSESDPDRSVHLLLILMMAMVSAGASCLGMVALLLVACASSAAATSYTVGDASGWTTGVDYTSWAGSKPFKVGDSLVFKYASGAHTVVEVSAAGYLACAAANALGSDSSGSTTVALKTAGKHYFICSIPGHCAGGMKMEVDVSGSSGGGGGSTPSSPTPTTPNPSTPTPTMPNPSTPTPTTPYPSTPTPTTPYPSNPTPTTPYTTPTTPSCPGGAGVTPVTPGTTPFMSYNGAAGLGPVALATIGMVCIAVFVQLGLL; from the exons ATGCATATAGCTAGCTTGGCTCTGTTCATCCAAAGGCGTTCCATTTCCTCATCGGTAAAGCGAGCTCGATATATTCTTTCCCACACGTTCGGTGACAACCACTTGGCCACCAAACCTCCCCGTTGCGATCAATGCTGTTATTTAAGCAACATGCTTTCCGACTTTCCGTGTCTCGTCTTCTCATGGTGCAACTCTCTCCCAGAATCATCATCTCAAGTGCAACACACAGTACGCTGCATTCTGAGAAAGTCTGAATCTGATCCTGATCGGAGTGTTCATCTGCTTTTGATTTTGATGATGGCAATGGTTTCCGCCGGCGCGTCCTGCCTTGGCATGGtggcgctgctgctggtggcgtGCGCCTCCTCGGCTGCCGCCACCAGCTACACCGTCGGCGACGCGTCCGGGTGGACGACCGGCGTCGACTACACCAGCTGGGCCGGTTCCAAGCCCTTCAAGGTCGGCGACAGCCTCG TGTTCAAGTACGCGAGCGGGGCGCACACGGTGGTGGAGGTGAGCGCGGCCGGGTACCTggcgtgcgcggcggcgaacgcgctCGGCTCCGACAGCAGCGGCTCGACGACCGTCGCCCTCAAGACGGCCGGCAAGCACTACTTCATCTGCAGCATCCCCGGCCACTGCGCCGGCGGCATGAAGATGGAGGTGGACGTCTCCGGCTcatccggcggcggcgggggctccaccccctcctcgccgaccccGACCACGCCGAACCCCTCAACCCCAACGCCGACCATGCCGAACCCCTCAACCCCAACGCCGACCACGCCGTATCCGTCAACCCCGACGCCAACCACGCCGTATCCTTCCAACCCGACGCCCACCACGCCGTACACTACGCCGACGACTCCGTCGTGccctggcggcgccggcgtcaccCCGGTGACGCCGGGCACCACGCCGTTCATGTCGTAcaacggcgccgccgggctcGGACCGGTGGCGTTGGCTACCATCGGCATGGTTTGCATCGCGGTATTCGTACAGCTTGGACTGTTGTAG
- the LOC107303555 gene encoding transcription factor bHLH94-like, whose translation MALEAVVFPQEHLSCAATYNAAPSLGCGVVDMDEFEENGGVVLQEEAAAAAMHGGAGGGTSAWVNAATCARSIASGAAVEEFWDERHFPVSPPALSRTAASPAPTPAASGGGHAKAAARRRRRRPKVVKNKEEAESQRRNHIAVERNRRRQMNEYLAVLRSLMPPSYAQRGDQASIVAGAINFVKELEQLLQSLEAQKRRALGPDHDRPPPFAGFFTFPQYSTTAAGDDNVGGSGADGEGGCGGARPGAADIEVAMAESHANVRVLAPRRPRQLLRMVVALQCLGLTVLHLNVTTTADRLALYSFSLKMEGECRLSSVDEIAAAVNQMVAKIAGECIS comes from the exons ATGGCGCTGGAGGCTGTGGTGTTCCCGCAGGAGCACCTCTCGTGTGCGGCGACGTACAAcgcggcgccgtcgctcggATGCGGCGTCGTCGACATGGACGAGTTCGAAGAGAACGGAGGCGTGGTGCTGCAagaggaggccgccgcggcggcgatgcacggCGGCGCAGGTGGTGGGACGAGCGCCTGGGTCAACGCTGCGACCTGCGCGCGCTCCATTGcttccggcgccgccgtggaggaGTTCTGGGACGAGAGGCACTTCCCCGTGTCACCTCCGGCGCTGTCGCGGACGGCCGCGTCCCCGGCGCCTACGCCGGCAGCGTCCGGCGGTGGGCACGCCAAGGCGgccgcgcggaggaggcggcggcgccccaaGGTGGTGAAGAacaaggaggaggcggagagcCAGCGGCGCAACCACATCGCCGTGGAGcgcaaccggcggcggcagatgaACGAGTACCTCGCCGTGCTCCGCTCCCTCATGCCGCCATCCTACGCGCAGCGG GGTGACCAGGCGTCGATCGTCGCGGGCGCCATCAACTTCGTCAAGGAGCtggagcagctgctgcagtCGCTCGAGGCGCAGAAGCGGCGCGCGCTGGGACCCGACCAcgaccggccgccgccgttcgccgggTTCTTCACGTTCCCTCAGTACTCTACCACCGCCGCTGGCGATGACAATGTCGGCGGCTctggcgccgacggcgagggcggctgcggcggcgctcggcccGGCGCGGCCGACATCGAGGTGGCCATGGCGGAGAGCCACGCGAACGTGAGGGTGctcgcgccgcggcggccgaggcaGCTGCTCAGGATGGTGGTGGCGCTGCAGTGCCTCGGCCTCaccgtgctccacctcaacgtcaccaccaccgccgaccGTTTGGCCCTCTATTCCTTCAGTCTCAAG ATGGAGGGTGAATGTCGGCTCTCTTCGGTCGACGaaatcgccgccgccgtcaaccAGATGGTCGCGAAGATCGCCGGCGAGTGCATCAGTTAA